A region of Spirochaetota bacterium DNA encodes the following proteins:
- a CDS encoding DUF115 domain-containing protein, whose amino-acid sequence MNTESLYQALNQGLLQERYAIIHRNIAKNKVLIEKWGGLQKVVSLLSGKHVVVCGAGSSLSEAIKVLKKYQYRKDLVIIATDMAYRPLLLGGVQPHFSISCEIMPVSYYAFLPTSSCHLLAFSGVSANTLSTWKGKISFYNWMIYEKPFDALWKLAGEHLGYVATASIVTTQAISLALGCSIASLTMVGNDLAFKDIYYTQNTVVSERFMLNYCRYSTANSNDYAMIHKKKMYMVKRRESIYYTDHQFLAAKQWLENLFTRVSVPVYDCSIPGCSENRVVKMHISKVMGTIYPEKRIQKRGKK is encoded by the coding sequence ATGAATACTGAAAGCCTTTATCAGGCATTAAACCAGGGTTTATTACAGGAGCGTTATGCAATAATACACCGCAATATAGCAAAAAATAAAGTATTAATAGAAAAATGGGGAGGGTTGCAGAAGGTTGTTTCGCTTTTATCAGGCAAACATGTTGTGGTGTGTGGTGCAGGTAGTAGTTTGAGTGAAGCCATAAAGGTGTTAAAAAAATATCAATACAGAAAAGATCTTGTTATTATTGCTACTGATATGGCTTACCGACCGTTACTGCTTGGTGGAGTACAACCACATTTTTCCATTTCATGTGAAATTATGCCTGTTTCATATTATGCTTTTTTGCCAACTTCATCATGTCATCTGCTGGCATTTAGCGGTGTAAGTGCTAATACCCTCTCCACATGGAAGGGAAAAATCAGCTTTTATAACTGGATGATATATGAAAAACCCTTTGATGCATTATGGAAGCTTGCAGGGGAGCATTTAGGGTACGTGGCCACAGCCAGTATTGTAACAACGCAGGCAATATCGCTGGCATTGGGCTGTTCTATTGCTTCGTTAACAATGGTAGGTAATGACCTGGCTTTCAAGGATATCTATTACACACAGAATACCGTTGTAAGTGAAAGGTTTATGCTCAATTACTGCAGATATTCAACAGCCAATTCAAATGATTATGCAATGATTCATAAAAAGAAAATGTACATGGTTAAGCGCAGAGAGTCGATATATTATACAGACCACCAGTTTTTAGCAGCAAAACAGTGGCTGGAAAACCTTTTTACCAGGGTTTCGGTGCCTGTATATGATTGCAGTATCCCTGGCTGTAGCGAAAACAGGGTTGTCAAAATGCATATCAGCAAGGTTATGGGGACGATATATCCTGAAAAAAGAATTCAAAAGCGAGGAAAAAAATGA
- a CDS encoding OmpA family protein: MAKRKKLELPPPPPWLTSWGDLNTLLLTFFVMMFDISPIIGQDFNLVLSSFKGSLGMMQGGYSLARGRMEEIGLNMLNLPSSEQGRALAKMLKRAVEAFKPEIQAKKVRVREDERGLVITLSSDAYFEAGSAKLKDDIIPVLKKVALIIKSMPNYVRIEGHTDNRPVPPRGLEEGYATNWELSSARAVNVLRYLIEETGVNPKQMSAVAFGEYRPIDDNNTPEGRAYNRRVEIVILRDKGIAEPTTPEIARPLPDEEWR; this comes from the coding sequence ATGGCAAAAAGAAAAAAATTAGAACTCCCACCGCCACCACCGTGGCTTACCAGCTGGGGGGATTTGAATACGCTCCTTTTGACATTCTTTGTCATGATGTTTGATATTTCACCAATCATTGGGCAGGATTTTAATCTTGTTTTGTCTTCTTTTAAAGGCTCCCTTGGTATGATGCAGGGTGGATATTCACTTGCTCGAGGCAGAATGGAGGAAATTGGCCTCAATATGCTCAACCTACCTTCAAGCGAACAGGGAAGAGCTCTGGCAAAGATGCTCAAACGAGCGGTTGAAGCGTTTAAACCGGAAATACAGGCAAAAAAGGTAAGAGTGCGTGAGGATGAAAGGGGGCTCGTTATTACTCTGTCAAGTGATGCATATTTTGAAGCAGGAAGTGCAAAGCTTAAAGACGATATTATTCCAGTATTGAAAAAAGTTGCATTAATCATAAAATCGATGCCTAATTATGTGAGAATAGAAGGCCATACCGATAACAGGCCTGTTCCACCACGAGGTCTGGAAGAAGGATATGCCACTAACTGGGAACTGTCTTCAGCACGGGCGGTTAATGTGTTGAGATATCTCATAGAAGAAACTGGTGTTAATCCAAAACAGATGTCCGCAGTTGCATTTGGTGAGTACAGACCAATAGACGATAATAATACTCCAGAAGGCAGGGCATATAACCGAAGAGTTGAGATAGTTATATTAAGAGATAAAGGTATTGCTGAGCCAACAACACCAGAAATTGCAAGGCCATTACCAGATGAAGAATGGCGGTAG
- the fliP gene encoding flagellar type III secretion system pore protein FliP (The bacterial flagellar biogenesis protein FliP forms a type III secretion system (T3SS)-type pore required for flagellar assembly.), which yields MKKVLGKHIIIFLLLTVAIVVIGAACIDVAYAQKAGNVRMPIPKIGFDIEEAKTPKDVSLSLQILFLLTILTLAPSIIMMMTSFTRVVIVLDFVRRALSLQQMPPTQVIVGLAIFLTIFIMSPTLTEINDKALQPYLKGQISNEEFYNRGMEPLRKFMLKQTRKKDIALFIELAKLERPKTEDDIPTYCLIPAFMISELKRAFEMGVYIFIPFIVIDMIVASALMAMGMIMLPPIMISLPFKIVLFVLVDGWNLLTYELVKSFM from the coding sequence ATGAAAAAAGTTTTAGGTAAACATATAATCATATTTCTTCTTTTGACTGTTGCAATTGTAGTTATTGGTGCAGCGTGTATAGATGTTGCATACGCTCAAAAAGCTGGCAATGTGCGAATGCCTATACCAAAAATTGGATTTGATATTGAAGAAGCAAAAACACCTAAAGATGTTTCGCTAAGTTTGCAGATTCTGTTTTTACTCACTATTTTAACGCTGGCACCTTCTATTATCATGATGATGACCTCATTTACTCGGGTTGTTATTGTGCTTGATTTTGTTCGCCGTGCGCTGTCTTTGCAGCAGATGCCACCTACACAGGTTATTGTGGGACTTGCAATTTTCCTCACCATATTCATTATGTCGCCTACACTTACTGAGATTAATGATAAAGCATTGCAGCCTTATTTGAAGGGGCAGATCAGCAACGAAGAATTTTATAACAGAGGCATGGAACCATTGCGCAAATTTATGCTGAAACAAACGCGCAAGAAAGACATCGCACTGTTTATTGAACTTGCAAAATTAGAGCGTCCAAAAACTGAGGATGATATTCCTACATATTGTCTTATACCTGCCTTTATGATAAGCGAACTGAAACGTGCATTTGAGATGGGGGTATATATCTTTATTCCTTTTATTGTTATCGATATGATTGTGGCAAGCGCTCTTATGGCAATGGGCATGATTATGCTGCCACCTATTATGATATCGTTGCCTTTTAAAATAGTACTTTTTGTGTTGGTTGATGGATGGAATCTACTTACCTATGAGCTGGTAAAGTCATTTATGTAG
- a CDS encoding flagellar FlbD family protein, protein MITLHKINGEEFILNANHIETIEAKPDTTITLINEKKYLVKETKDEVLAKVYEYYKKVLTQK, encoded by the coding sequence ATGATCACATTGCATAAAATTAATGGTGAAGAATTTATTCTGAATGCAAATCATATAGAGACAATAGAAGCAAAACCTGATACAACCATAACACTAATTAACGAAAAAAAATATCTGGTAAAAGAAACAAAGGATGAGGTATTAGCAAAAGTCTATGAATATTATAAAAAAGTACTAACACAGAAGTAA
- a CDS encoding flagellar biosynthetic protein FliO, protein MKKFFYQSFLLCLIFILCPITMSYRQYEYILFAKETKSVKAVKSEKDNIKQDNKNENAVQENASESGVAKEAEKKENEPQKGDYLYNYEEPQVEEESYVWLIFKTIFVMGVLIAGFYYFFKFITQKVAITAIGQEVITILSVVPLGQNKFLQVVDIAGRVYVLGVSDNNINLITEIKDKDDIDRIRLLSSKSTPPKQGGFQEYLSTQLGKVLDKMKHGKPQQRFHSQERTVHDDVILAYRQRLKKLNGDDV, encoded by the coding sequence ATGAAAAAATTTTTTTACCAGAGTTTTTTATTATGTCTCATTTTTATATTATGTCCCATTACTATGAGCTATCGCCAATATGAATATATACTCTTTGCAAAAGAAACAAAATCTGTAAAAGCGGTGAAAAGTGAAAAAGACAACATAAAACAAGACAACAAGAATGAAAATGCAGTGCAGGAAAATGCTTCTGAATCAGGTGTAGCAAAAGAAGCTGAAAAAAAAGAAAATGAACCACAGAAAGGTGATTATCTGTATAATTATGAAGAGCCACAGGTTGAAGAAGAGTCGTATGTATGGCTGATTTTTAAGACCATTTTTGTGATGGGTGTGCTTATTGCAGGTTTTTACTACTTTTTTAAATTTATCACCCAAAAAGTTGCAATTACAGCAATTGGGCAGGAGGTTATTACTATATTGTCTGTTGTACCGTTAGGCCAGAATAAATTTTTACAGGTGGTGGATATTGCAGGAAGGGTGTATGTGCTTGGTGTATCAGATAATAATATAAATCTTATAACTGAGATAAAAGACAAAGATGATATCGATAGAATTAGATTGCTTAGTTCAAAATCAACTCCGCCAAAGCAGGGCGGATTCCAGGAATATCTTTCCACACAGTTGGGGAAGGTACTTGATAAAATGAAACATGGAAAGCCACAGCAGCGTTTTCATAGCCAGGAGCGGACGGTACATGATGATGTTATTTTGGCTTACCGTCAGCGTTTAAAAAAATTAAATGGTGATGATGTGTAA
- the fliN gene encoding flagellar motor switch protein FliN, protein MGDGSLSQDEIDALLQGADDMLSGTARVPAGDFAPAQAALSPVEREAVADFLNSSMGSVMPALSGYLGKNIIIGNALVEVKNADQVRADFPKQYVQVVVNFSGGVNGRNVILLSMNDAGVISSLMMGDDTGAPPATLTDAHQSTLQEFVSQMLSTIATQLSNKIGKGVNTTAPDLKIVQGNIDVPGTPDVVKVTYNLTIQNLINSKMYHLMNIELAGEIARGSYVPQMPQPEYRPEPSQPRTSQVGISPVRFPPLGEGLQSIPTGNINLLLDVPMTLTVELGRTRQLVKDILGLGEGSIIELDKLAGEPVDLLVNGKLIARGEVVVIDENFGVRVTDIVSPAERIAKMQS, encoded by the coding sequence ATGGGTGACGGTTCATTGTCCCAGGATGAAATAGATGCCCTGTTGCAAGGCGCTGATGATATGCTGTCGGGCACAGCACGGGTGCCAGCTGGAGATTTTGCTCCTGCACAGGCTGCATTATCGCCAGTAGAAAGAGAAGCAGTAGCTGATTTTTTGAACAGCAGCATGGGCAGTGTAATGCCTGCATTGTCTGGTTACTTGGGAAAAAATATAATTATAGGAAATGCGCTAGTTGAAGTTAAAAACGCTGATCAAGTGCGTGCAGATTTTCCAAAACAATATGTACAGGTTGTAGTTAACTTTTCGGGTGGTGTAAACGGCAGAAATGTAATTTTGCTGTCAATGAATGATGCTGGTGTTATTTCATCTTTGATGATGGGTGACGATACAGGGGCTCCACCTGCAACACTGACGGATGCTCATCAGAGTACATTGCAGGAATTTGTAAGCCAGATGCTATCTACAATAGCTACACAATTAAGCAATAAAATTGGAAAAGGAGTTAACACAACTGCACCTGATTTAAAAATTGTTCAGGGGAATATTGATGTTCCTGGAACTCCTGATGTGGTAAAGGTCACATACAATCTCACAATACAAAATTTAATTAACTCCAAGATGTATCACTTGATGAATATTGAACTTGCAGGTGAAATTGCGCGTGGTTCGTATGTACCGCAGATGCCGCAACCAGAATATAGGCCGGAACCATCCCAACCACGGACATCGCAGGTTGGGATAAGCCCAGTGAGGTTCCCTCCTTTAGGAGAGGGGTTGCAGTCAATACCGACTGGTAATATTAACCTGTTGCTTGATGTACCAATGACTCTTACAGTAGAGTTGGGAAGGACACGGCAACTGGTAAAAGACATATTAGGTTTGGGTGAGGGTTCAATTATTGAGCTTGATAAGCTGGCTGGTGAGCCTGTTGATTTACTTGTTAATGGCAAACTTATAGCGCGTGGTGAGGTTGTTGTTATAGATGAAAATTTTGGCGTACGTGTAACTGATATTGTAAGCCCGGCTGAACGTATTGCAAAAATGCAGTCGTAA
- the fliQ gene encoding flagellar biosynthesis protein FliQ, whose protein sequence is MTDVEVIKLLREALMVTMVVSAPILGIGMFVGLIISIFQTTTSIQEQTLTFVPKIIAIFAALILFAAWILHTLVAYTKGLFMMISKLGAG, encoded by the coding sequence ATGACTGATGTTGAAGTAATAAAGCTTTTGCGTGAAGCACTGATGGTAACCATGGTTGTTTCGGCACCAATACTGGGGATAGGCATGTTTGTGGGTTTGATTATATCAATTTTTCAAACAACAACATCAATACAAGAGCAAACACTTACCTTTGTTCCAAAGATTATTGCTATCTTTGCTGCACTGATACTTTTTGCAGCATGGATACTTCATACATTGGTAGCATACACTAAAGGATTGTTTATGATGATATCTAAGTTGGGTGCCGGATAA
- a CDS encoding motility protein A, protein MDLATVIGLIVGFTNIIMGIIFAKGNPLLFFDIPSVFITVGGSFCALLISNPLSKVLGIWKVAKHAFFPPKYNPNELIITLVSFSEKARREGLLALEDDLDELDDQFLRKGIQLVVDGTDPELVRRIMETELENIMARHDEGKKLFDDWATYAPAFGMIGTLLGLVLMLVNIEDKSAIGPGMSAALITTFYGAIMAYLVLYPISAKLGYINNQEILMKLIMIEGTLSIQSGDNPRIVKDKLVSFLDPKMREAITSEVGD, encoded by the coding sequence ATGGATCTTGCTACCGTTATAGGGTTAATAGTTGGTTTTACAAATATAATAATGGGAATAATTTTTGCAAAAGGCAATCCGTTGCTTTTCTTTGATATACCGTCAGTATTTATTACAGTAGGTGGTTCGTTTTGTGCACTGCTCATATCCAATCCATTAAGTAAAGTATTGGGGATATGGAAAGTAGCAAAGCATGCATTTTTTCCGCCAAAATACAACCCCAATGAGCTGATAATCACATTAGTATCTTTTTCTGAAAAAGCACGTCGTGAGGGTTTGCTGGCCTTAGAAGATGACCTTGATGAACTTGATGATCAGTTTTTACGCAAAGGTATTCAGCTTGTAGTTGATGGTACTGACCCTGAATTGGTGCGACGTATAATGGAAACAGAGCTTGAAAATATAATGGCTCGCCATGATGAAGGAAAAAAGCTTTTTGATGACTGGGCCACCTATGCTCCGGCTTTTGGTATGATTGGAACGCTTTTGGGTCTTGTTCTTATGCTGGTAAATATAGAAGACAAATCGGCAATTGGACCTGGTATGTCGGCTGCTCTTATTACTACATTTTACGGTGCTATCATGGCATACCTGGTTTTATATCCAATTTCGGCAAAACTTGGTTATATTAATAACCAGGAAATCTTGATGAAGCTTATCATGATAGAAGGGACTTTATCAATTCAGTCCGGTGATAATCCAAGAATAGTTAAGGATAAACTTGTTTCATTCTTGGATCCAAAGATGAGGGAAGCTATCACTAGTGAGGTTGGAGATTAA
- a CDS encoding flagellar basal body-associated FliL family protein, whose translation MGDEERVNVEEIEEQEKPEEAKAAGAFETSRIIKILLYVAGAILSIFIIIGISYLVAKYVQEQRYQREQDIVLAPPPPPLAHFDMPSFSITTNDPEPHFAKITISLGYEENVELNAELVQRTPQMQHVVNILLRDKSYEELNSVEDTVNLAEEIKAHINVLLLKGKIKEVYFREFVVN comes from the coding sequence ATGGGTGATGAAGAACGGGTCAATGTTGAGGAGATAGAGGAGCAGGAAAAACCTGAGGAGGCTAAAGCTGCTGGTGCCTTTGAGACTTCCCGGATAATAAAGATTTTACTGTATGTAGCGGGTGCTATATTGTCTATTTTTATCATCATTGGCATTTCATATCTGGTTGCCAAATATGTACAGGAACAGCGTTACCAGCGTGAGCAGGATATAGTTTTGGCTCCTCCTCCGCCACCGTTGGCTCATTTTGATATGCCATCGTTTTCTATCACTACCAATGACCCGGAACCACATTTTGCTAAAATAACAATATCATTAGGGTATGAAGAAAACGTTGAACTGAATGCAGAGCTGGTTCAGCGCACACCTCAAATGCAGCATGTGGTTAATATTCTTTTACGTGATAAATCGTATGAAGAATTAAATTCGGTTGAAGATACTGTTAATCTTGCTGAAGAAATTAAAGCTCATATAAATGTTTTGCTGCTAAAAGGTAAGATTAAAGAGGTATATTTTAGAGAATTTGTTGTAAATTAG